CTCCTGGAGGCGGTTCGGACGGTTCGATCAGGTCGAGGACGAGCCGGGCCCGGCGGACCACCGCGGGGTCGACGAACCGGCCGTCGGCGTCGAGCACGGCCACCTCGCCGGCTTCCTCGGCGCGCGCGGCGGCGGAGACGACTGCCCGCGCGGCCGTCACCTCGCCGGCGGTCGGGGTGAAGACCTCGTGCACGACCGGGATCTGTCGGGGATGGACGACCGAGCGACCGACGAAGCCGGCGGCCCGGGCCCGTTCGGTGCTGGCGCGCAGGCCGTCGAGGTCGGCGACGTCGGTGTAGACGCTCTGCACCGGGGAGGGGAGCCCGGCGGCCCGGGCCGCGACCACCACCCAGCCGCGTGCCCAGGCCAACCCGTCGTCGCCGGTCACCCGCAGGTCGGCCGAGAGATCGGCCTCGCCCAGCCCGAGCCCCGCGACCAGGGGGTGCGCGGTGGCCAGCTCGGTGGCCCGGGCCAGTCCGGCGGCGCTCTCCAGGAGGAGTTGCAGCGGCAGCCCCGCTCGGGTGGCGGCCTGGCGGATCACGTCCGGGTCCTCGCAGCGCGGCACCCGCAGGCCGGACAGGTCGAGTCCGGCCAGCGCGTCGATGTCGGCCTCGCCCCAGGGGCCGGCCGGGTCGTTCACGCGTACCCACACCTGCCGGTCGTGGCCGCCCTGGGCGGCCACCCGCAGCGCGGTTTCCCGGGCCGTCGTCTTCGCCGCCGGCGGCACCGCGTCCTCCAGGTCGACGACCACCGCGTCGGCGCCGGCGGCGAGTGCCTTCGCCACCCGGTCGGCGCGGTGGCCGGGCACATAGAGCCAGGATCGCGGCGTCACTTGGGCAGCCCGCCGGACCAGCCCAGCGCCCGGGAGATGCGGTCGGCGGCCTCCCGTACCAGCGGGCCGTAGCGTTCCCGGGCGGTCGCGTCGACCCGGTGCGCCGGGCCGCAGACCGAGAGGGCGCCGACGACCGCGCCGTCGATGCCGAAGACCGGCGCCGCGACCGAACCGGCGCCCTCCTGCCGCTCGCCGTCGGAGTGGGCGATCCCGGTCTCGCGGATCTCGCCGAGCCGGGTGCGGAGCAGGTCGCGGTCGGTCACGGTGCGGGCGGTCAGCGGCGGCAGCCCGGCGGCGAGCGCCGCCTCCCGCTCGGTGTCGGGCAGGAAGGCCAGGATGCAGGTGCTGGAGCTGCCGGCGTGCAGCGGGAAACGGCGGCCCACCTCGACCGTCATCTTGATTTCCCGGGTGGACTCGACCTGGTCGAGATAGACCCGGCCGCCGTGCACCCGGGCGGACACGGTCGTCGTCTCGCCGGTGGTCAGTTGCAGCTCGCGCAGGACGGGCATCGCGACGGTGCGCAGTTGGGACTCGCGCAGCGCGCGGGCGCCGAGGGCGGCGGCTGCCGGGCCGAGCTGGTAGCCGCGGCTCGCGGGATCGCTCACCAGCAGCCGGCGCTCGACGAGGGTCTGCAGGATCCGGTGCACGACCGCCTTGGACAGGTCGAGGCTGCGGGCGATCGCGGTGACCCCGAGGAAGTCCGGCCCGTCGGTGAACAGGAGGAGGACGTCGGCCACGCGGCTCGCCGTCTCGGTGCCCTGACTCTCTGCCACGTGTTCATCTCCAGACGCTGTTTCCGCCAGCGGAACACGATTCCAGCACTGACCAAGTAGATGGTCAACCCCCAAAAAAGCCTTCAAGCTGCGATGAAGAAGATTCTTCGACTAACCCTTGACCGGGTAGGCGGGCGGTGCCAGCATCATCCCCCATGTGATGTTCCGTGCTGCGGAACACGGTCACCCCCAGGAGCTGACGCCATGAGGAAGACCTGGACCCTGAGCCTCGCCCTGACCCTGCCGCTGGCCCTCGCCGCGTGCGGCGGGTCGGGACCCGCCGGCACGAGCAACGGTGGCGGTGCGCAGTCGGGCGGCACGATAAAGATCGGTTCCCTGCACCCGCTCAGCGGCGCGTCCGCGGCCGACGGGCAGCAGATGGACAACGGCGCCAAGCTGGCCGTGGAGGCCATCAACGACGCCGGCGGCATCAAGTCGCAGGGCGGCAAGAAGCTGGAACTGGTGAGTGCCGACACCCAGGGCAAGCCGGAGGTCGGCCAGAGCGAGGCGCAGCGCCTCATCTCCGACGGCGCGGTCGGCCTGGTCGGCACCTACCAGAGCGCGGTCACCGCGAACGTGTCCACGGTGGCCGAACGCAACAAGGTGCCGCTGGTGATCGACGTGTCGAGTGCGGACTCGATCCTGGCCCAGGGCTACAAGTACACGTTCCGGGTGCAGCCCAGCTCCACCGTGCTCGGCACCGCCGGAGCGCAGTTCCTCGACCAGGTGGCCAAGGCGGCCGGCCAGCCGGTCAAGACCGTGGCCGTGCTGCACGAGCAGGGCCCGTTCGGCACCGCCGTCCGGGACGCGTTCAAGGCCGAGGCGGAGAAGGCCGGCATCAAGGTCGGCCCGGCGATCGGCTACGACGCCGCGAACGTCTCCGACCTGACCACACAGGTCACCCAGGTCAAGGCCAGCGGCGCCGACGTGCTGATGGTGGCCGGCTACTACCGCGACGGCGTACTGGCGGCCAAGGCCGTCGCCACCGTGAAGCCGCCGGCCCTCAACGCGGTCTACGGCGTCGCCAACGGCGCGTTCGACCTCCCGCAGTTCCCCAAGGAGGCGGGCGCCGCGGCCGAGGGTTTCTTCGACGCGAACTACCACGCCGACATGACCAACCCCGACATGCAGGCGCTGGCCAAGCTCTACCAGGAGCGCTACAACGATGAGATCCGCACCGGCGCGGTGCTCGCGTACGACTCGGTCCGGGTGATCGCCGACGCGCTGGAACGGGCCGGCGGCGCCGAGCCGGCCAAGGTGCGCGACGCGATCGCCGAGGGTTCGGTGCCGACGCTCATCGCCGGCAACGGCCCGATCACGTTCGGCCCGACCGGGGAGAACGAGAACGCCACGCCGATCCTCATGCAGGTCCAGGGTGGCGTGGTCAAGCAGGTGTTCCCGGCCGACAAGGCGGAGGCCAAGCCCGTCTACCCCGCCCTCAAGAACCAGTGACGTCGCCAGCCGACCAGGGCCACGTCGCCGCCGGCGGCGGCGACGTGGCGACCCTGGAGCCCGACGAGGTACGCGCGCCCGCCGGCCATGCCGTGCAGTGGCGACGGTACGCGCTGGTCGGCGCGCTCGTCGTGCTCGCGGTCGCGCTCGCCTACGTCCGCTCCGGCAGCGGGGTGGTCGTCGTCCAGGCGGTGGCCACCGGCGTTCTGATCGGCGGCGTCTACGGCCTGATCGCGATGGGCCTCACCCTGATCTTCGGCGTCCTCGACATCGTCAACTTCGCGCACGGCAGCTTCCTGGCGCTGGCCCTGTTCCTCACCTTCGGGCTCACCCAGGCCGGGCTGCATCCCTATCTCGCGCTCGCGGCCAGCGTGCCGGCGATGTTCCTGCTCGGTGTGCTGGTGCAGCGCGGCATCCTGGCCGGCGCGATGGGCAAGCCGCTGGAGAACCAGTTGCTGATCACGCTCGGCATCTCGCTGATCGTGGAGAACGCGCTGCTGCTGTTCTTCGGCGCCAACCCGCGCTCGGTGTCGCTTCCCGGCGACCGCGGCGTGCAGATCTTCGGGGCGGTGGCCAACCTGTCCCGGATCCTCGCCTTCGTCGGCGCGCTGCTCCTGGCCGGCCTGCTCTACCTGCTGCTGCAACGCACCCGGCTGGGCACGGCGATCCGCGCGGTGGCCGCCAACGACACCGGCGCGCAGCTCGTCGGCATCGACACCCGGGTGATCTACGCGGTGACCTTCGCGCTTGGCACCGCCTGCGCGGGCGCCGCCGGCACGCTCGTCGCGCCGCTCGTCACCATCGAGCCCACCACCGGCGCGCTGTTCAACATCGTGGCCTTCGTGGTGGTCGTGCTCGGCGGCATGGGCAACGTGGTCGGCGCGCTCGTCGGCGGCCTGGTCATCGGGCTGGCCGAGCAGCTCGGCGGCATCTACCTGCCCGGCCAGTCGCCGTTGCTGTCGGTGTTCATCGTCTTCGTGCTGGTGCTCTTCCTGCGTCCGCAGGGACTCTTCGGGAGGTCGGCATGACGACCACCACCGCCCCGCCGGCGCCGGAGGCCGCGACCGGCAAGCCGCTGCCCCGCCTGCCGTGGAACCGGCACCTGCTCGCCATCGCGGTGGTCGCCGTGCTGCTGGTGCCGTTGCCGCTGGTCCTGCCGCCGGCGCAGGCGTCGGTCGCGGTGCGGGTGCTCATCTTCGCGCTGATGAGCATCGGCTGGAACATGATGAGCGGCTTCGGCGGCCTGTTCAGCTTCGGGCACGCGGCCTACTTCGGCATCGGCGCGTACGCCGGCGCCTGGCTCCTGGTCGAGCGCCAGGTGTCGCCGTGGATCGGGATGCTCGTCGGCATGGTGCTCGCCGCCGCGTTCGCCACCCTGATCGGCTTCCTCGCGCTGCGTTACAAGCTGCGCGGCGCCTACTTCGCGCTTGCCACCTTCGCGTTCGCCGAGATGCTCCGGCTCTGGGCGACGAACAGCGACTTCGTCAACCGGGCGGTCGGCTACCACGTGCCGCTGCGCCCCGACGCCTCGTGGTGGTGGCTCCAGTTCGAGCCCAGCTCGCCGAACTACTTCTGGGTCGCGCTCGCGCTCACCGTCGCCGCGCTCGTGGTCAGCGTGCTGTACGTCCGCTCCCGGGCCGGGCAGTTCACCAAGGCGGCCCGCGACGACGAGGACGCCGCCGCCGCGGTCGGCATCCCGGTGATGCGCTACAAGCTGACGACCATGGCGCTCTCGGCCGCGATCACCGCGGTCGCCGGGACCTTCTACGTGCAGTACTTCCTGTTCATCGACCCCGACCTGGCGTTCGGGTCGAGCGTGTCGATCCAGGCGATCCTGCCCGCGGTGATCGGCGGCGTGGCGACCATCTGGGGCCCGGTGATCGGCTCGGTGGTGATGGGTCCGCTGAACGACGTGACGGCGACGTTGCTGCGCAACCCGCCGCCCGGGCTGGAGTTCCTCCAGGGCCGCAGCGGGCTCGACGTGATCGTCTACGGGGCCCTGCTGATCATCATCGTGCTGGTCCTGCCGAAGGGCATCTACGGAACGATCCGGCAAAGGTGGTCCCGACGATGACGCTGCTGCGGGTCGACAACATCTCCAAGTCGTTCAAGGGCCTGCGCGCGGTCGACGAGGTGAGCTTCGAGGTCGCCGAGGGCAGCATCCTCGGCGTCATCGGGCCCAACGGCGCCGGCAAGACCACCATCTTCAACCTCATCGCGGGCGCGTTGCGGCCGGACTCCGGCCGGGTGCACCTGGCCGGTCGGGAGATCACCGGGCACTCGCCGCACCAGGTGACCGCCGCCGGCATGACCCGCACGTTCCAGCTGATGCGTCCGTTCCACTCGATGACCGTGCTGGAGAACGTCGCCGTCGCGGTGCTGGCCGGCGGCGCCGCCAAGCGGACCGCCCGGACCGCCGCCGCCGAGCTGATCGAGCGGGTCGGCCTCGGCCGGTGGCGCGACGCACCCACCGAGGGCCTGCCCACCGCCGCGCTCAAACGGTTGGAACTCGCCCGGGCGTTGGCCAGCAGGCCCCGCGTGCTGCTGCTGGACGAGGTGCTGGCCGGGCTGGTGCCGGCGGAGCGGGCGCCGGTGATGGAGCTGCTGGAACAGCTGCGCACCGCCGACGGCGTGACGCTCGTCTTCGTCGAGCACATCATGGCCGCCGTCATGCGGTTGTCGGACTCGGTGCTCGTGCTCGACCTGGGCCGGGTGCTCACCACCGGCGCGCCGGAGGAGGTGACCCGCGACCCGCGGGTCATCGAGGCATACCTCGGGGAGGACCCGCATGCTCACGCTTGAGGGGCTCAGCGCCGGCTACCACGGCCTGCAGATCCTGCACCAACTCGACCTGCGGGTCGCCGAGGGCGAGATCGTGGCGATCGTCGGCGCCAACGGCGCCGGCAAGACCACCACGCTCAAGGCGATCTCCGGGCTGATCAGGCCGACCGCGGGCACGATCACCTTCGACGGCCGGCGGGCCGACGGCGTACGCCCGAGCGAACTGGTCGGCCGCGGCCTGCTGCACGTGGCGGAGGGGCGGGCGCTGTTCGGGCCGCTCAGCGTCGAGGAGAACCTGCGGATGGGCGGCTGGACCCGGGGGCGCAAGCCGCTCGACGAGCCGCTGCGCGAGGTCTACGACCTGTTCCCGATCCTCGCCGAGCGGCGCGCCCAGGCCGCCGAGACGCTCAGCGGCGGGCAGCAGCAGATGCTCGCCATCGGCCGGGCGTTGATGGCCGGGCCGCGGCTGCTGCTGCTCGACGAGCCGTCCACCGGCCTGTCGCCGAAGCTGACCTGGACCGTGCTCGACGCGATCCGGGCGATCCGCGACCGGGGCGTCTCGGTGCTGCTGGTCGAGCAGAACGCCGCGCACGCGCTCAACCTGGCCGACCGGGCGTACGTGCTGGAGAGCGGCAGCCTGGTCCTCGACGGCCCGGGGCCGGAGCTGGCCCGCGACGACCGGGTCCGCGCCGCGTACCTGGGGCTCTGACGTGACGTCCACCGTGGCGGCCGTGGCCCGGCTCGGCGCCTGGACCGCCGGGCTGCGCTGGGCCGACGTCCCGGACGCCGCCCGCGACCAGCTCGGGCTGGTGCTGCTCGACTCGCTCGGCGTGACGGCGGTCGGCGCCCGGCAGGCCGAGCAGCGGGCGCTGGCCGCGGCGTGGCGGCCCGGCCCCGGGCCGGCGCCGCTCGTGGGCGGCGGCGCGACCACCACCGTGGAGGCCGCCGCCTGGCTCAACGCGACGGCGATGGCCCGGCTCGAACTCGACGAGGGACACAAGTACGCCAAGGGCCATCCGGCGGCGCACGGGCTGCCCGCGGTGCTCGCGCTCGCCGCCGACCTCGGCGCCCCCGGTCCGGAGACGATGACGGCGCTGCTCGCGGCCTACGAGGTGGCGGCCCGGTTCGGCCGGGCCACCAACCTGCGGTCCGGGCTGCATCCGCACGGCAGTTGGGGCGTCGCGGGCGCGGCGGCCGGCTGCGCGCGACTGCTCGGTCTGTCGGGCGAGGGCGTCGCCGCGGCGATCGACGCGGGCGCCGGCCTGCCGGTGGCCGGTCACTTCGCCAGCGCGCTCGACGGCAACCCGGTCCGGGACGCCTGGCTGGGCGCGTCCAACCTGTCCGGGCTGGCGGCGGCGCGGATGGCCGCCGCCGGTGTCGCCCGCAACACCGGCACGCCCGCGGTGTCGCTCGGTGACGTGCTCGGCCGGTTCGACCCGGCGCCGCTCACCGACGGGCTCGGCACGCGCTGGGACGTGCGGCTCGGCTATTTCAAACGGCACGCGGCGTGCTCGTTCACCCACCCGGCCGCCGACGCGGCCCTGCTGCTGCGCGCCGACGGGCTGGCCCTCGACACCGTCGAGGAGATCCTGGTCGAAACGCATTCGCTGGCCGGCGGACTGGCCCGGACGACCTGGGACAGCCGGCTGGCCGCGCTCTTCTCGACGCCGTTCGTGGTGGCCGCCGCGCTTGTGCACGGCGCCGTCGACCCGGCGGTCTCCGCCGAGGGCCGGCGCGACGACCCGCGGGTACGCGAGCTGGCCGGCAGGGTGGTGCTCCGGGTGGCCCCCGACCTCGACGCGCGGCTGCCCGACGAGCGGGCGGCCCGGGTGACCGTGCGCCGCGTCGGCGCGCCGCCCCGGGTGATCGAGGTGCCCAACCCGGTCGGCGACGCGGCCCACCACCCGATGGCCGAGGGTGACGTGCTCGCGTTGCTCGGCCGCCTGCTCGACGCCGACACCGTCGGGATCGTGCGCGAGGTCGCCGCCGGCCTGGCCGGCAGCGCCGACGTCGGGCCCGACCTGCGCCGGCTCGCCGAGATCTAGGAGAAGACCGTGCGGATCTACGCCGTGACCCCGATCCACGTCGACGCCGAGGAACTGGCCCGCCGGCAGGCGCGCTACGCCGCGCTCGCGCCGCCCGGCGTCGAGGTCGTGCTGCACGACCTCGGGCCGGACGCGCCGCGCGCCCTGGACACCGACGCGCAGGTACGCCGGAGTGAGGAACTCGTCGTCGCCGCGCTGCGCGGCGCGCCGGCCGGATTCGACGCGCTGCTGCCGGACTGCGTCCTCGACCCGGGTGTCGCGGACCTCGCCGGCACCCTGCCGGTGCCGGTCCTCGGGTTGCTCCGGCTCAGCCTCGGGTGGGCGGTGCTGACCGGCCGCCGGTGCGCGGCGGTGGCCCGCAACCGGGCGATCGCCGACGAGATGGTGGCCCGGGCCCGGGTCTACGGCTGGTCGGCCGACCTGCTCGGGGTCGAGGTGCTGGACCTGGACGTGCACGCGATCGCCGACACCGCCCGCTGGGCGGACGCGCTGGGCGGGGTCGTCGCGACGATGGCCGCGGACGGCGCGCGTACCGTGATCAACGGCTGCTCGGCGGTGGACGTGCCGGCCGGCGTCACCCTGCCGGCCCGGGTGGTGGATCCGACCGCGCTGGCGCTGCGGCTGATCGCCGCGGGGGAGGTGACTCCCTCATGACCGGGCCCGACCTCGTGGTGGCCGGCGCCGGCGGCGGCCTGGTGGCCGCCCTGCGCGCCGCGCAGCTCGGCCTCGACGTGCTGGTGGTGGAGGCCAGCGAGCACTTCCGCCGGGGCAACAACACCTCGATGTCGACCGCGATGATCCCGGGCGCCGGCTCGCGGTGGCAGCGGGCGGCCGGGATCGACGACTCGGCCGAGCGGTTCGCCGCGGACGTCGCAGGCAAGACCAAGGGCCAGGGCGACCAGCGGCTCGCCCGCGCGCTCGGCGCGGTGAGCGCGGAGCTGGTCGAGTGGCTGACCGACCACGTCGGGCTGGAGCTGTCCCTGGTCACCGACTTCCACTACCCGGGCCACTCGGTCGACCGCTGCCACACCGTCGAGGGCCGGCACGGCACCGTCCTGCTCGACCACCTGGTCCAGCGGGTGAGCCGGGCCGACATCGACCTGCTGGTGCCGGCCCGCCTGGTCGACGTGCTGGTGGACGACGACGGGGTGTCCGCCGCCGTGGTCGAGCGGCCGGACGGCACCCGGGAGGAGATCCCGACCCGGGCGGTGCTGCTGGCCACCAACGGCTACGGCGCGGACCGGGCGCTCGTCGCCGAGCACCTGCCGGAGATCGCCCGGGCGGTCTACCACGGCAGCGAGACGTCCCGCGGCGACGCGCTGCGGATCGGGGCCGCGCTCGGCGCGCAGAGCGCCTTCCTCGACGCCTACCAGGGGCACGCCGCGCTCTCGGCGAGCGCCGCGACGCTGGTCGGCTGGGCGACCGTGATGCACGGCGGCTTCCTGCTGGACGCCACCGGCCGGCGGTTCGGGGACGAGACCACCGGCTACTCCGAGTACGCCGCCGCGCTCGCGGCCCGCCCGGACGCGGCCGGCTGGCTGGTGCTCGACCGTCGGATCCACGACGCCTGCCTGGCGTTCACCGACTTCCGGCAGAGCGTGGAGTCCGGCGCGCTGCGGGAGGCCGCCGACGCCGCCGCCCTGGCGTCGGTGACCGGGCTGCCGGCCGAGGCGGTGGACGCGGAACTCGCCGAGACCGCCGCGGTGGCCCGGGGCGAGCGCGCCGACCGGTTCGGCCGCGCCTTCTTCGCGGCCCCGCTGGAGCCGCCGTACCTCGTCGCCCGGGTGGTGCCGGCGCTCTTCCACACCCAGGGCGGCCTGGTGGTCGACGAGCACGCCCGGGTGCTGCGCGCGGACGGCGGGCCGATCCCCGGGCTGTACGCCTCGGGCGGCGCCGCGGCCGGCATCTCCGGTCACGGCGCGGCCGGTTACCTCGCCGGCAACGGCCTGCTGCCCGCGCTCGGCCTCGCCTACCTCGCGGCGAACCACGTCGCGGCCACCGGGCAGTCCCGCACCACGCAAGCCCGAACCACGGAAGGAAGCGCATGAAACCGCTGGAGACTTTGATCAAGAACGTCACCGTGGTACGCCCCGACGCCGGCTCGCCGGACGGCGACCGGCTCGACATCGGCGTCGCCGGTGGCAAGGTGGTGCGGTTGGCGGCGGACATCCCGGCCGACGAGGCGCAGGTCGTGGTGGACGGTCGCGGCCGGTTCGCGTACCCGGGCGCGGTCGACGCGCACCAGCACTGGGGCATCTACAACCCGCTGGCCGAGGACACCGCCACGGAGAGCCGCGCCAGCGCGCAGGGCGGCGTCACCACCGGGCTCACCTACATGCGGACCGGGCAGTACTACCTCAACCGGGGCGGCTCGTACGCGGAGTTCTTCCCGCACGTGCTCGCCGCGTCGGAGGGCCGGTCGTTCATCGACTACGGTTTCCACCTCGCGCCGATGATGCGGGAGCACATCGACGAGATCCCGTCGATCGTGGAGAACTTCGGCGTCACCTCCTTCAAGATCTTCATGTTCTACGGCAGCCACGGGCTGCACGGGCGCTCCGCCGACCAGAGTTCGTTCCTGATGATCCCGCCGGACGAGCGCTACGACCTCGCGCACTTCGAGTTCGTGATGCGCGGCGTGCAGGCGGCGCGGGAGAAGCTGACCGAGGCCGCGCCGCACGTGTCGCTGTCGCTGCACTGCGAGACCGCCGAGATCATGACCGCCTACACCAGGCTGGTCGAGCAGGACGCGTCGCTGTCCGGCCTCGCCGCCTACAGCGCGTCGCGACCGCCGCACTCGGAGGGGCTCGCGGTGTCGATCGCGGCGTTCCTGGCCGACGAGACCGGCCTGCCCAACATCAACCTGCTGCACCTGTCCTCGCGCAAGGCGCTGCGGGCCGCGATGCTGATGGCGAAGACGTTCCCGCACGTCGACTTCCGCCGTGAGGTGACCATCGGGCACCTGCTGGCCGACGTGGACACCGCGCACGGTCTGGGCGGCAAGGTGAACCCGCCGCTGCGCCCGCGGGAGGACGTGGAGGCGCTCTGGGAGTACGTGCTCGACGGCAGCGTCGACTGGGTGGTCAGCGACCACGCGTGCTGCAAGGACGAGATGAAGTTCGGCGACCCGCGCGACGACGTCTTCGCCGCGAAGTCCGGCTTCGGCGGCGCCGAGTACCTGGTGCCCGGCCTGGTCTCCGAGGGGCGCAAGCGAGGGCTGTCGCACCAGCGGATCGCGCAGCTGATCGCCTGGAACCCGGCCCGCCGCTACGGCCTGCCCGGCAAGGGCACCATCGGGGTCGGCTTCGACGCCGACCTGTGCCTGGTGGAGAACGCCAGCTGGACCGTGCGCGCGGCCGACTCGGCGTCCACCCAGGAGTACACGCCGTTCGAGGGCTTCGAGATCGGCGCCCGGGTCACCGACACCTGGGTCCGGGGGCGGCGCGTGCTCGACGCCGGCAACGTCGTCGGCACGCCGAGCGGCCGTTACGTCCACCGTCCGTACCAGGGGTGACCATGTCCGACGGAACCGACGGGCCGCTCGTCGGCCTGCGCGTGCTCGACGTGTCGACGATCCTGGCCGGTCCGCTCGTGGCGCAGGTGCTCGGCGACTTCGGCGCCGAGGTGATCAAGATCGAACACCCGGGTCGCGGCGACGGCATGCGCGGGCACGGGCTGGCCAAGGACGACCAGCCGCTGTGGTGGAAGATGATCGCCCGCAACAAGCGGACGGTCGGGCTCTATCTCGGCGACCCGGCCGGAGCGGAGATCTTCCGGAAGCTCGCGGCCACCGCCGACGTGGTGATCGAGAACTTCCGGCCCGGCACGCTGGAGCGCTGGGGGCTCGGCTACGACGTGCTCTCCGCCGACAACCCGGGCCTGGTCCTGCTGCGGGTCACCGGCTTCGGCCAGTCCGGCCCGTACGCG
The genomic region above belongs to Micromonospora sp. WMMD1128 and contains:
- a CDS encoding dihydroorotase family protein; amino-acid sequence: MKPLETLIKNVTVVRPDAGSPDGDRLDIGVAGGKVVRLAADIPADEAQVVVDGRGRFAYPGAVDAHQHWGIYNPLAEDTATESRASAQGGVTTGLTYMRTGQYYLNRGGSYAEFFPHVLAASEGRSFIDYGFHLAPMMREHIDEIPSIVENFGVTSFKIFMFYGSHGLHGRSADQSSFLMIPPDERYDLAHFEFVMRGVQAAREKLTEAAPHVSLSLHCETAEIMTAYTRLVEQDASLSGLAAYSASRPPHSEGLAVSIAAFLADETGLPNINLLHLSSRKALRAAMLMAKTFPHVDFRREVTIGHLLADVDTAHGLGGKVNPPLRPREDVEALWEYVLDGSVDWVVSDHACCKDEMKFGDPRDDVFAAKSGFGGAEYLVPGLVSEGRKRGLSHQRIAQLIAWNPARRYGLPGKGTIGVGFDADLCLVENASWTVRAADSASTQEYTPFEGFEIGARVTDTWVRGRRVLDAGNVVGTPSGRYVHRPYQG